A stretch of the Hydra vulgaris chromosome 09, alternate assembly HydraT2T_AEP genome encodes the following:
- the LOC100205438 gene encoding mRNA decay activator protein ZFP36L2-B, translating into MSTALVSAFYDINDVIQQSKQRPMLDLRQKLEDRRPNNLVIPRRHSTNSTTLISLTTQITKAQVLSPSSLSFYPMPSSPKDKFSGNVSPFRERAQSASFQEELDAQQRKRNSTNSSRYKTELCRPFEENGTCKYGDKCQFAHGFHELRGLNRHPKYKTEFCRTYHTIGFCPYGPRCHFIHNDEEKKLALTSLGRSCSISSMDSIPPSPAHDVAPSPFGNSLTPPLSPGYGGDVFLFDEPSHVAQNPLAVCGQNAMSVIPENSFPSPCSSVKINRLKSNDYIPLTSMVSGLSFQGMKPIINERYTTTPSDSGSSNPPSPVEKLRRLPVFGGLN; encoded by the exons atgagtacAGCTTTGGTTTCGGCATTTTACGATATTAATGATGTTATTCAACag agtAAACAGCGACCAATGTTAGATTTACGTCAAAAACTAGAAGATCGAAGGccaaataatttagttattcCTCGACGTCACTCAACTAACTCAACGACTTTAATTAGTTTAACCACACAAATTACTAAAGCCCAGGTTTTGTCACCCAGTTCTTTAAGCTTTTACCCGATGCCTTCTTCGCCCAAGGATAAATTTTCGGGAAATGTTTCACCATTTCGAGAAAGAGCACAGAGTGCAAGTTTCCAAGAAGAACTAGATGCACAACAGAGAAAGAGAAATTCCACGAATTCTAGTCGCTATAAAACGGAGCTGTGTCGACCATTTGAAGAAAACGGAACATGCAAATATGGCGATAAATGTCAATTTGCTCATGGTTTTCATGAACTAAGGGGATTGAATCGACATCCCAAATACAAAACGGAATTTTGTCGAACTTATCATACCATTGGTTTTTGCCCTTACGGACCGCGATGCCATTTCATTCATAACGACGAAGAGAAAAAATTAGCTTTAACTAGTCTGGGTCGATCATGTTCTATATCAAGTATGGATTCGATTCCCCCTTCCCCGGCACACGATGTTGCCCCTTCGCCATTTGGCAATTCACTTACACCACCATTATCACCAGGGTATGGTGGTGACGTGTTTCTTTTTGATGAACCTTCGCATGTTGCTCAAAACCCTTTGGCGGTGTGCGGACAAAACGCAATGAGTGTAATTCCAGAAAACTCTTTTCCATCTCCCTGTAGTTCCGTTAAAATAAACAGACTTAAAAGTAATGATTACATTCCGTTAACTTCTATGGTTAGTGGATTAAGTTTTCAGGGTATGAAGCCGATAATAAATGAACGCTATACAACAACACCATCAGATTCAGGATCTTCAAACCCTCCCTCACCCGTCGAAAAGCTTCGTCGTCTACCAGTGTTTGGTGGTTTGAATTAG